The Lolium rigidum isolate FL_2022 chromosome 1, APGP_CSIRO_Lrig_0.1, whole genome shotgun sequence region TGTAATGCTCCTGTTGGTAAGTTGCTGGTGTACTCTGAACTTTCCTTCTGTAATTTTAGCTGGTTCTGTAATTCGCGTATCTTGAAGTTGAACCAGATTTCTATACTTTACACTACGGCGTACAAAATTCCTTTACAAGATTTGAATTGGTAACCATGTGGCACTTGCAATGATCAGAATATAACCTTGACGAGCTGGCGCTGCCGGATGAAGAAGAGCTGGCGCTGCCGGATGAAGACGAGCTGGCGCTGCCGGATGAAGACGAGCTGCCGCTGCCGGATGAAGGAGCGTGGCGCAGCTGGAGGCTGGCGAGCTTGAAtaagggaggcgggcggcggagccaGTCCCGAGGCAAGCGGTTCTCGAGGAGGgtgtcgacgaggaggaggcgggtgGCGAGGCTgtcgctccggcggtcgtcgaacAGAGGGGCTCGAGGAGAAGCAGGTGGAGGAGGCCGTCGAGCGAGGAGGGAGCCGAGGAGAGCGGGCGAGGCGGGTGGCGGTGCTGCCGCTCCGGCCGGCTCTAGCGGGAGGTGGGCGAGAGAGACCGGGCGGAGGCGCGTGGTGGAGTTGCCGCTCCGGCAGGCTGTCGAGCGAGAAGTGGGCGAGGAGAACAAGGCGGAGGTGCCGGTGGAGCTGCCGCTCCGGCTATCCGAGCGAGAGTTGGGCGAGGAGAACATGGCGCGTGGTGGAGCTGCCGCTCCGGCCACGAGCGCGTGGTGGAGCTGCCGCTCCGAGCAAGGTGGAGAGCATGGCGCGCTCGGGAGGAgctggatcgatcgatcgatccggcactgaccgatcgatcgatcgatttcAGGTCGGACGGAGATTGGATCCGGGAATGACCCGATCAGCGATCGATCCAGCtgaccgatcgatcgatcgattccGAGCGGGACGGAGATTGGATCCGGGAATGACCCGATCAGATCTGGGTCTTTTTTTGTTATGTTTTGAAATATGCAGGACTGgactgtaaaataatatttgtgaAACGTTTTTCTCCCCCAAGTTAATTAAaaagggacggagggagtataggtTAAGAAGTAGCACAATGAGATCTAAATCTCTTGGTTTTATTATGAGGATTCTAGGATGCAGTAAAAACGTGGCAAAAATACTGATCACATCAGTACAGTAACAAGAAGCAAATTGGTATTCTAAACAAATGAAGCAAGTGATGAAAAAGTGTTGCCGAAATCAACATCTTCTAATGTTGACCGGCACACGAAGAACATTATTTTAGCTGGAAGTTTGGGGGAGAGAGATTGACCTGAAAACAAACAATGAGTAACCAGTATGGTCCATGGTCGAAAAAATCTGATGCCATAAGCTGTAACCCAGGCAAATCAACAACAATGACCCATTTTCTGCTTCCTCgctgttttttcttttctaaaaattCACCTACATTATCATAATTGCTCACAAAGTAATGCATAAAAAGTAAAACATGAAGTAATAAGATACCTGCGGTGAGCAGCCTCCCAATGTAATTTGCCTGAGGTTTTCAGCAGTGAAACCAGCCTACATAATATCTTAACAAATGCAGGAAACAATTATGAAACAGTTGCGAGAAAGATTTCTAACCTTGACCATTCCAGTGCCATTGTCacatacaagaggttggatgtccCCTCACTATCAGGTGTCAGCCATTTTCTAGAGAGTATCTCCAAGTAGCATAAGAATTATATCAATTAGCAATAAAGCAATATTGTCACTCTATAGAAAAATACATGTCTCGTGATTTTTGAAATAATATTTATGGATGTGCTACATGTTACCAAGAAAGTCAAGAGAAATCGATAACAAGTTCACAAAGAAAACGCTGAAATGGGAAGGGCCGTAGATTCTCCATAAGTTTTTGAAAGAAAAGAGCATATGTAAACAACTTAACGTGCGACAATTCATTCTTCTTGTTAAGTGAAAACTGAGAAGTTTGCCAAAGGTAATGCAGTGCATAGTTCGTTCTTCTTGTTAAGAAGTATGCCAAAGCTAGATAATGCACTTACTCCGCATCCTCGTTCTCTTCCTCCACTCTCTTCAAGCGACCTTGCCTTGTACTTTCTGCCGCCGCACGGCCAACGCTGACGATGGACCCTCCCTGTTCGTGCTCAATAGTAAAGAAAAGCAACATCATGAGTTCATGCTCACTGTCATCAGATAAAGCTATAATTAACTGAACGAACTTGCACGTGCATTAGCAACATCATTTGGGACCTCAAAGATCTGAATAGTTACTACTTATACCTAGCTAATTACACGACTAAAGAAGTTGGACCAAAGCTGCACTCCACCATTTGCCGCTATGAATGATTTGCTAGCTTGAGTTAAATAATTTCTAGAAGCTCGGGCACTTAAGTTCAAATACTGAAAAAAAATATCCAGAACTGTACTATACCGGTTCAGACATGTAACTGTCCATAGATGCTAACAGGCAACAATCGAGCACCACACGATCAACCATGCTCATGTCCAATCAGGGGACATAAAGAAACTATGTGAAATTGGCCTCCAGAGGTCCTACTTAATGTGTCAATACCTAACTTATTACTGAAAATTAGTATTTTCTTTAATATATCCTTGTGTACTAAAATCAATTGATTTCACCTTTTGTAGTTCTAAACCGAGGCATACATGTGCATAACTATTTAGAGTACAAAGGAACAAGAGAACATGTTTAATACCTTGGAGGCAGTCCGAGTTCTTGGTCTCCTTGCGCTTTCATAATACCATGTCGAGGACAGAGTCGATGAGCTTGGCGTACTCGGCATAGTGTCCCTTGGCCCAGTTGTTGTCGGCACCGGACTGGCCATGGACGAAGTTGTCCAGGAGTAAGATGTTGTGGGAAGGACCGGAGCGAAGCGACTCCATATTCATTTGGACCTCGCAGAGCTCCCCTGCGGCGAGTAAGGAGGTGGAGCGGTGCATAGCGTCAACGCGGCAGTTGAACATGGGCGTCCACCACTCGGCAACGTTGGCGCCGATGGACTCGAAGGCCTGATCTAGGTCAAGGGACTCGAAGAACACCGACCGTGAATGCACAGTTGTGTGGCATTTCTTAGCAATGATCACATAATGGAACCATGATTTAGATGACAGTTCAAAGCACAAACCATCACATAACTTTATAACTTCGATGATAATTTCTGATTTGATGCTTCTCGCACAGAAATTGAACAATCCCGTCAAATAAACCATTTATGATCCCAGAGTATATAAAGTCAAGTCGTGAGTCTCCTATTTAAGCACCACGAATCCAATTCCTAATCCCTCACAGACCAATTAGATGTCAATCAGGACAAGGAAGGGGGATATTACCAATAGAGCATGTTCCGGACAATCGGCTAAAGCAATCAGAAGAACGTCATACGTAATTCCTTCATGTTGATCCAACATCTCCTCCTCTACTTGAGGTACATCAGACATGTAGACATCAACTTCGTCAAGTGGAGTGTTGTTGAGGTCAAGTGGGGTGCTGTTGAGGTCTGGGAGCACCATAGTGGAGTGTTGTTGAGGAGGCAGCTGATATCTGCAGACAGGCAAGTAAAAACTAAGCAAGTCAATTTCATTTTACATCCCCAACAACTATTTACTATGCACAAATTGTTATGAAAAAAGACAACATGGAAAACATACTGTGGAGATTTTGCAGTAACCTATACTATTAACATGTTTGATAAAATGCTCTGAGATGTCCAATGATCTAAATCTGAGTCACCGTGGACTTTGCTCTTACTGTTTTCGGCAGAACTGCTTCTTCAGTGACCTGTAATCTCAGCCAATTGATTAACTACTGCATGATTTTCTCTATTATTTTTTAAGAGTGCAAACTACTGCTGTGCTTCACATGAGTATGTGACTTCTGCTAATTCAGggcaatgtaatggtgcctttctATGCTTTACAATTACAGTCAAGCAACACAAGTTAAAATCAACTGAATTTAACACATATTCATCTAGTGATGTGTAGAACAGACTTGAAATTCTATGCAGGTAATGATAATTTGTGATATAAACCAAATTATTGCCGGGTGCTATACACTGTACATGTCCATGTTCATGGTAGTGACTTTGATATTTTAGTGTGTCTTTTGTTAGTGCCATGACATTGTGACCTAAACATGTAACTTTCGGATATCCAAAACTGAACTAACTTGTACAGATTGTTTACAGTTACATGTCAGCTACCGATGTTTACAACACATGTGTTAGCCGCAATTCAGCGACCTACAACTTCTACATATTGTTTTACAGTTTTATAAGCTTGCTAGTTCAGTTTCAAGGAGATTGTGACCTGATTGATGTTTGCTTAGAGAACTGATCGATCTTGTCGCAGGCCGGAGTTGCAGCTGTATCACGGTGATCTCCTGCGCGGCCCCTCCGTCGTTGCAGCGATGACAAGTGCGAGGAATGGCCGTGGCGGCCCCTGCAACGACAGCCCCTGCAACAGCGGCCAGAGTGGTCGGGGCGGCCCCTGCGACGGCAGCTGGAGATGCAGCTGCTCGCGGCGGCCCCTACAACGACGAGCAGAGAGGTGGCCGGCGGCTGGAGATGGAGCTGGTCGAGGCGCCCCTGCCCGTGGTCGCGTCTCGCCCTGGCCGTGGTCACGTCGCCCCTAGTGCGTCTTCCCGGCGGCCCCTCCGACGGCGGGTACAACGGCTCCGGAGGTGGagctggtggcggcgccccctgaGCGTGGTCGCGACGATCCCTCCGACGACGGTGCCAGCTTCGCTCGCGCGCCCCTGCCCCACCGGCTCCCTCGCGCGGCCGCCAGATCCACTTTGCTCGCGCGACCCCGCCCCCCGCTCCCTCGTGCGCCCCTGTCCTCGGCTCCCTTGCACGGCCGCCGGCCCTAGCTTCGCTCGCGCGCCCCTGCTCCACCGGAGTGATTTGATTTACTTTCCATGGGAAGAGTGATTTGATTGACTTTCTATGGAAATAGTGATTTGGTTAACCGGCTGGGATGGAAAAAGCGCGTGGGAGGATGGATGGAAAAAAATAGTTTTAGTAGGACGACGAAACGGACGAGGCTGGAGAGAATAGGGATTacgtttagtctttttaagtagtagagaagaagaaggtgcccagtttttaggagaaaaccgggcaaaaaccTACAACCACAGGGCTAGGCCCACACAAGCAACACTTACACACACCCGCAACCAAGACTAACAAGAGACCCGAACAACAAAGTCCCACCCACTCAAGCGAACACAAGAGACCACAAAATGACCCGAACAAACACTCACTACCCAACACTCCATCACCGCGCCAACAAAGAGTGGCCGTGACATTGGGGGCCCATCAAACAACTGTGGATCCAGGGTATGCACTAGCCAACGTGGCAAGGAAGTCAGAAACCTCTCTGGCGATGATGGCACCGGGCACCGTAGCCAACGACCCTGACATAGCATCCCCATCACCGAAAGGGGCTACAAGCATGTCGACTGCAGCGTCAATAACATCACTCTTCTCAGAGTCAAGAGCCTGACTCGACGGAGAGGCCACAACTGAGATCTCGTGCAAATCACTCCTCACTTCCTTGGCGCAAGGAGGCATAACCGCATCACCACACAACTTCTGGAGCTCAGGCATGACCTGCATGACTGGGGCCGTGACCGCCGAGCATGCCCCAacacgaggagagaaacaaccataGAGGCCCGCTCCACTAGCGCCCACCTTACCAACATCGTGCAAAACCAAAGGATCGGCAGCGGCCCGGGAGAGCCTACCCAACGCAGCCTTCGCACGCTCCGGAAAGCCTCCAAGCGCAGTGCACCCAACCGTGCAAGGAGTCAACAACCTCGAGAAGAGGACTGGACAGCTCTCATGCAACAACGCAGCTTGCTTCTCCAAGGCGGATTGCATATCCGCCGAGGTCGAAGAGCCAACGGGAGCGGAAACAACCGATGCCCAAGACCGACGATAAGGAGGCACATTGGACGGGAGCGGGATCTCAACCTGGGCACGGCGAGGAGCATGTTCTTGGCGGGGCGACAACACGGTAGGTCCTGCCAACGAGCTGAGAGGACGCCAAGCGTTACAGCAGTCACAGGCCCGATGACCATTCTCAAGGCATCTAGAGCACCTGAAGGGATCACAAAGCAAACAAGAAAGCACGGTGACCAAGAACCAGGCATCTGCAACATCTTCCCTTGAGCCAAGCAGGGACAGGACGACGAGCAACTGGCGGGGCTGGCAGAGTCGAGCGGCGCGGGCCACGCCTCGGCATCACCTCCTGCCAGCCATCACGCTCCTCGACAATAGGAGCGGCATCGATGAAGGTCTTGGTGGCCGGCATCGTCTCGAGAGCAAGCGCATCCTCGACATCCACGGGATCGACTGCATCGAAGGCCTCGGCAAACCCACAGGAAACAAGGCCATTGGGGGCAGCCAAGAGCATCGGCGAGGCCAACACCACCACATTGCCTCCGACGACATCAGGTGCAGCGCAGGTCATGGGGGCAGCCGACGGTGGTGTCCGGGGGGCcaactcctcttcatcttcatcctcatcgtcgTTATCAGCGGAAGCCCACGAAGTAGGCTCCGGAGCAGCAGCGGTCGCTTGCAGAGTCGAAGCAAGCGGCGGGATCTGGGGAGCCAGCTCTTCTACGCCTAGGTCTTCAACTTCAACCTCGCCCATAGCGGCAGCGACCCACAGTACTGGATGTGCTGCAGGCAGAGTAGTAGCTGGACTGGACATCTTGCGCCATGGCTGGCTGGGAATGCATATGTGGTTCTGCTCTGAACTTCCGTTATGTAGACGTCCTATGGTTCATCCGTCTGCCGCCGCAGTGCTGCCTCTTTGCAGAATTGCTCCTGGACATACAGTAGAGGCGTAAGCAAAACAGATTGCAGTCAGTTGTAACGAAAACAAACAACACACAGCCAACAAACCCCCTTTTGAGGCATAAGCAAAACAGATGGGCCGTGCTAGCCCTCGGTCGCCCGACCACGGGTCAGAAAATCGGTTGATGTTCCTGCCGTTGGACTAAGATCATACGTTGGGCAGTAATTTCCTCGCTCACGTCGCTTTCCGCTGTCACGTTGCACACGGTGTCTCTGCTGTCGCGCTGAAGGTTGCTTTCCTGCTGCATGCCTGCATGTCGCTTTCTACTGTACGCTCGTACCCCACCCCAATATGCTACGTTGTGTTTACAACAAAAGAATACAATAAAATAGGAAATTTACAACAATACTCAATGAAAAGCAacggtttctgccaaaatatttttacaacaaatcaccaatatatttacaacaataaattAACAACAAAATTTACATTTTTTATTTAGATGTTCACAACAGTTCCCAtgccaaaaatatatttacaacaaatcgaTAACATATTTATAATATTAATTAACAACAAAAGCAACAACTAATTTTGGTGTTTACAACAATCCCAATTTTAACAAAAAACAACAATTTTCATGCCAGAAAGTATATTTACAATAAATCGATAATATATTTACAACattaattaacaacaaaaacaacaactaaTTTGGATGTTTACAACAATAACCAGCAAACAAATTTAACAAAGAAAAACAACAGTTCCCATGCAACagttatatttacaacaaatccaAATATTATTTACAACATTAATTAACaataaaaacaacaacaaaaaattgccGTACCCGCGCCCCACACGGTCCTTGGCCATCTCCACAGTACCGCCGGTGCCGGCGACAACACCGCAGTGGTACCcggtgcggtacctcgagcggctgGATGGAGAGCAAAAATGTGCACTTGCCGGCAGCCGCAGAGGCTCTCGTCGGGGAGGAGCAGGGGCGGTGCGCTTGCCGGCCAACGCGCCCGTCGGCGCAGACGCTCGCCGAAGGAGGTGGCcggggcggcgacgggctcgccgGGGAGGATCTAGGCCGGCGACATGCGGTGGTCACGTGGTCCCCGAGGGAGGAGCCGGCGTAAGCGCTCTCCGGAGAAGGAGCCGGGGCGGCAAACACGCTCGCCGGGGGATGAGTTGGGGAGGCGCcctcgccggaggaggagcagcGCGGCACGCTCGCTGGGGCAAGGTGGGATTTGGGTAATGAGAAGAGGAAGCAAGATTTGTGTGGCCAGCCTTAGGATAAGGAGCAGTGGGACCCATCCACGTGCGGGTTGAAAGCAACGACCGATTTTCCTCCCCATGATCGGTGGGCTGATTGGCAGCATTTTCCAAAACGGATTGGAGTCAGTTGCAGTTTTTTTAACAGCCAACAAGGCcgcctcaaaactaacgaaaatgGAGCTCCCATCGATCGGTATAAAATTTACAAACTTGAAAGCGGATGTTAGTGGAGAACACCGAGACACACTGGCATCGATGACATATGATCTGCCTGTTATCTCAACGGGCTTGGTTGTCGATGGCGAAGTGGACCCATGACCGAGAGAGTGGGAGACATCGTTAGCAGGATTTTTTCCTCGCAACCATGTATGTACCCCTGGCGGTGCGTCGGTAGGCAGTTGTAGCCGGCCGGCCATGGCGGTGGCGCACGCTCAATAAAAAGTCAAGCCACTCTTTTCCTACTGGGCGCCCGTAGAAGGAAGAAGAGCATCAAAGAAAAACATAATACTACATGCTTAGCGCTTCGCTTCGCTCTCCTCGGGCTGCCCCCTCCAAGCGACCgagggggcgaaaccctagctgcaccgccaccgcctcccctccccctcccctcctcaTCGCCACCAGAGACGTCGTTGGGCATGGCGGCTGCTCGACGGGCTCCCCTTACTCCGATGGCCGGCCCCTAGCTGGGCCTTAGGCGAGGGTGATCTgtctggcggcttccatggtggggGCTCCGGAATCAAGGCGGCAGTCTCTGTTGGTGAGACGACGATGTTCGCTCGGCCGGCTGCGTTCCTAAATTCTGGTGACTGGCGCCCTGGTTCGTGCGGGCGGTAGGGCGACGACGTGTGCATCTCAAGCGTGGGCGGCTTCGTCTGCTCGCGTCGGAGCCCGAAGGTTAGATCTTCACTTTCCCTCTGGCATCTCTCCCTCTCCGTAGATATGGGATGCCGGTGTTTGATGGTTGTGGAGCGGGTGTGGCGTGCTAGGGCCGGGAGAAATCCTCGGTCTTTGACCATAGTGGCGGCAACGCCTTTGAGGTGTCGTGACCTGGTGAGGCACCACTGAGGTCTCATCCCATCACCTCCTATCGATGTCCCGGGTGAAAGCCAAAATCCGTTGGATTGGATGGGGCGGCGCATGGGCGtcgttccctccttggaggcgtgttCTGGGGACCGGTGGTGTAGCTGCGAGCGATGCTATGGTTGGTGTGGTTCTGTTGGAAGCATGGATGATGCTCGGCTCTGTTGCGTCTTCAAGTTCTATGGTTGTTCCTAAGCTTTCCCGTCTCCTGGATGTCCTCGTTGAAGCTGTTCGTCGCACCGGTGTGCCTGACGCGGCGAGGTGGTCCATGTAGTCTGCTCGGTTGGTTTCCTGGAATGTATCTCTCCTTGTTCTAGGGTGAACATCTTGACCCACCGACGGTTTAGGCGCCTCGCGATCCAGGGCGAGAGGGTTGGGACTCTCTTTggtgatggaggaggaagatgttcCTCCATTGACATCGTTGGTGATTAATGTATGCTTCCCTCAATGCCAATGCTTACCTGGTGTTGCTACTACTTTTTTCTTGGCCCTCTAGCGAGGAGGACACCGCCGGCTCAAGctgtgtttcaagtttatctttgTTGTTTGAGTTATGTGTTGTGTTGTAAGCTGTTTCGGCATTCTTGTATCTATCGGTCGcacggctttattaatttaaagtaagGCTTTATGCCTTCAGTTAAAAAAAAGAGCATGAAAAAAGGGTTTGGTGTCCGTGTCTAAGGGCGCATTTGGTAGCTCTGCATGCTCCTTGACTCGCATCGAGCCAGCTattttcggcccgtttggttACCTGGTCTCGCCCGTGTTCTTGCATGAACCGTTTCTCAAAGCACCCTCTGGCTAGGTCCTGAAGGAACGCCTAGTTCAGCCGTTTCTAGTGAGCCACCCCTATTTCCGCAGAACTGGAGAATGCCGCGTCCCTgcagagccaccgcgggagatggcgggagcttgcGCGGGACGTTGAAATCTCGGCGGGATGATTTCGATCACCACGCTTGAattttcgccaccgtatataggggcagctctctcaccggcaaatccaaatcccccatttcgagctcgtccacccttcccgatctagcgacatggccggctcttcctcacccgcacggttgacgaggcttgcggcggccaacggcggctgtggcggcggctactagccgcggatggtcgtcttcttcctctgtgtcgatgacttcggttgtggtaagcttctgcaaaaCCTAGCCTTAGACCTGATCTTTTGGGTACACAAGgggggtctgaacgaatccattgtaggacattccttcATCGCCGGTCGATGTTGTGGAGGTTGTCCAGGTTGCATCTGACTCTACCACGGGGACCGTTGTCGCCGTTGACTCTTCCACTGGGACAGTGGTGTTGCCTGCATCTTCGCTagggtcccctgcttccccgACCTCGGTGCTGCGTGTGGCTCCTTTGACTGTAAGGCCGTTCTTACTTATCTCGCTCTTCATTAATGTGgtactgcttaaggatgtggTTGTGGATGTGGTACTAGTAGTGgtcgtggtagttcattgatctgcgaCTCCTTAAGGATGTgtatgtggtagtggtagttcattgatctgctactgtttgtcatgtaggcgatcataccattgggctcccctgatctgtCTGCGCCTACTGTTAATTCTCAGCCATGTCTGATTGCAAGCAAAccagccatggtttggaaacctaaGCTATCCGAGTTTGTGCTGAACCGGTTGGTTCATCTCGTCCGTAGTGGCGTCTtcttcaacatgggattcaaggagcagcagatgaagaaggtagccgcggatgttcttgcattcgctgGCGTACATATCACCGCTCTTCAGCTCTACAACCccatcagaaactggaggacgaagtggagcgtGATTATGAAGATAAAATCCGATCGCATTCTAGACTGGAGCGAATATGGCCGCTGTTTCTATGGCGGTGATGAAGAGATGGTGGACGAGTACATTCATGTACGAAGCCTCAttgagttccttcatagatccGAAAGTATGTGTGATGGGGAtacgcccatagggggtgggtcgtcagtcccactcgccatgagGACGAAGGCCCAGGAAGGTCGCCAGTCGCCTAGCCAACTGGACCTgaaggcgactgggccgaagaCCCAAGGTGGAGATCCGCACGGCCGGTTAAGGAGATTACTTGTAGAAGGGTGAtgtatcccggattagtagcaactgacatgattcggagttatctccttgtaaccctagaccgggggtggagatataaacccccgggctaaaccctagaagacagaacatctgagatccaatctcccctgtaagctcttggctctacgccgactgagcccccctccATTGTaactctccactgagcaataagatctagcaggacgtaggccttttactctccggaggggctgaacctgggtaaacccttgcgtccattgcacctcgacccgcagatggcaatgttcccttgcccccgcatcaacgaagtgctaccccctgtagcatctgccgtggtcatatccacgacagtggcgcccaccgtggggcatgggacgtcaagcctccgagctgcggcgaggccctactcgccagtGAGGCAGCCGGTcgcttccggcaggatgatcgccaccggcaacttcttccacatccagccaagcacCTACCAGCCTGCCTCATCGCCCCTCAagcacgcctggatggtgccgatcggctcgatcaacctcttcgttgggctTGCCGGCGTCAGCGACCCCACCGAACCCCGTCCCGGCCGATCATacgaccccttcgcgccgggCCAACTCCTCACCGCCACTCGCCCGGTCACTGGCGAGATATACGCAGAGGCCGAGTCGGCCCTGGAGGATGACGCCGACTCGGCAGCCGTGGCACCCATCGCTGATCCCACCATCGCGGCATCAGCCGCCGACACCGTCACCGTGACCCCTGCCGCCCATCCCTTCATCGCGGTGTCCGACTCAACCGCTACGACGTCAGTCGCTAGATCCACAGCCGCGTCTCCGACCACCGGTTCCGTCACCACGGCGTCGTTCAAGGACTCCATCTCCCTAGTCTCTCACCCGAGCGACTTTGAGGACGACTCCGTTCTCTCCCTTTTCGGCAGCGATTCCGAGTcggactccgtcgaggccccGCGCTACCAATACCCAACCGCCGTCTTCATGGCGGGTGGAGGGGAGGAACTTCCGAATGACACGTTCACCACTCCTctccctgcaaccgccaccgcGACCGAGATCGAGGTGCATCAGGCGGCCCTCgaagaacagaggaagaaggagcttGCCGAGCGGCAGAAATTCCGCCTCGAGCAAGACGAAGTGAGAGCTGTGTCTCACTATCACCAACAGCGCAATCGCCTGTGCATGGAGCGCACCCGCGCACACGACTTCTCCAGCGCGTCTCAACTTCAACAACCCGGACGGAGAAGTTCGGACCGCCCGAGTCCAGAACCCTGATGTCCCTGAAGGAAGTTGAGCCGCCGCCGGCAGGACGGCGCATGgagcaccaccaccgccgtcatcgccgacgaaCACGACAACTCCACCGAGCTCGCCAAGTATCCAGTTGACCGCAACGACCTCGCCATCCTGGAAAAGCCGACCGAGCTCAACTCGCCCGCAGCAGCCTTCAAGCCTACAACCGacactcgccaagtagatcttgtagaggGAGACTCGAGTAGGCAAACTACCATTGGGAtgggcctgtccgcccaataggaaagcgcgctcatcaagttcctccgtgagaatcgagatatctttgcatggaaaccgtctgacatgtctggtgtcccgagagaacttgctgagcacaaattacatGTCAACCCCTCCGCACGCCCCGTTAGGCAGGCAATGCGCCCCGTAGGAGAAGAGCGA contains the following coding sequences:
- the LOC124706915 gene encoding uncharacterized protein LOC124706915 yields the protein MSPGSHQMSLEQAVDAFESLGVYPEIEQWRNNLRQWFSSVLMNPLVQKIKSSHIQVKQTTASIGTSVNVSQVGSDLPSTTSPASLSPLGGTKDWQPTVTVDEDDILNQLRGALLQSCNAPVEYNLDELALPDEEELALPDEDELALPDEDELPLPDEGAWRSWRLASLNKGGGRRSQSRGKRFSRRVSTRRRRVARLSLRRSSNRGARGEAGGGGRRARREPRRAGEAGGGAAAPAGSSGRWARETGRRRVVELPLRQAVEREVGEENKAEVPVELPLRLSERELGEENMARGGAAAPATSAWWSCRSEQGGEHGALGRSWIDRSIRH